In Melanotaenia boesemani isolate fMelBoe1 chromosome 18, fMelBoe1.pri, whole genome shotgun sequence, the sequence CTGCAGGATCTCCCATGCTAGGATGAAGTAAGACACACATGGCGTTTCTTTGAAGAACGGTAGTGTCTTTGTGCTGTAACATGCTGCTTCAGGAATCGTGACAGTTACTGTTGCAGTAACTGGATAACATGATGCAACATGGTCTCCCACTCTtacagttttaacatctttccCAACAGCTGTGACAATGCCACTAAAATCTAAAGCCAAAAGCTTGTGATTCTGTGACACATACTTGGTCCAGTACATCGTTCTGCCAAAGTTCAAATGGGAAGTGCTGACAGGGAAGAAATCAGATGAATGCACACATACATTTGTGAGCTGAATTTTAACTGACTTCTTCTGGATAGGGTTTCTGTCAGGATCAGCAGGGATGGCAGATAGGTGGGCCATTTTGTATGGATCAGAGGTCTGCAAGACAAAGTCTCCTAGATGCACAGTGTGTGCCTCACCATCACATAAATCCTCGTCTTTCACTGGGGTCTTAGCTATTTTTGTTGCTAACACCTGCCCTTTACTGATCCTCACTTCCTGCTGTTGGCAAGTTTTAACCACATGAACCAGCGTTTGAATGTCTTCATTGGTCACAGAAGCGAGGTCAATCAGCTGAAAACAAAGATCCGGCATCTCTGCTGCGCAAGCCCTTGTCAAACCACAAAGCACAAAACCAGGACTGACATGGTCCACAGTCATTTCTGTAGATCTGTAAGTTATGACCCTAACAGTGCAGCAGCATCTGCTCTCTTTGACAGCTAAAACAATCCAGCGAAATGTCTCACAGCAGGTGACCAAGCAGTCCAGCATCTTCTCAGATGATAAGTGACTGAGGTCCTCTACACCCCAAATGAAGAGAAcatccctcagatcctccttgTGTCTCAGTGAGCTGATCACCAAATTTTGAACTTGGTCTGCTGACATCTCTGTGCTTTCCACGATGACTGACTCTGGGCTTATGTTTGGTCCCAGCCTTGTTGCAATCCCGAGTTTATCTTTGAAAACAATTGCTTTCAGTTGACGATTTTGCAAATCCTTTTCATTTGCAATTGCATATATTTCATTGTGAAAGAATGGCAACTGGGCAACATTTGAGCAGCAGTCCAAAAAGGAAATCCTCGCCCCTTTAATCTCCACCAGTACTTTCCCCTCTATTGACGCAAAACAACCACAAACGTCAAGGAAGTCTGGGCTTTCCTTAGTTGCCTGCAAGTACATAACCATTTCCTCCTGCAGGGGTCCTGAAATAGCTATAGCTGCGATACCTGAAGGGAATCCCTGTTTTCCTGCCAGCTGACCCATTGCTACCACAGCAGTCATCTGCATGAAATAATCCAGCAGCACAGGGTGAAGGAAATATTCATGAAGACATTTCAGAACTTCAGAAGGGACTTGAAAAGTTGTCACAGCTTCCTTGAATTCATTCCCCAAACGCACATCATCCAGCTGCTTGAAAAGTGGACCATACTCAAATCCTGCATGAGAGAGAACTGAATAAATTTCCCGTCTTGTCATAACTAAGTTGCACCTTTGGAAGATCACATTAGGACAAATGGTTGCTTCCTCTAACATCTGCTGCTGATCTGTACAGCTGTATGTGCCAGAGGTGAGTGTTGCAACAGCAGACAGTATTTTAAATGACGCCGGTTTGCCTGAATGATCTAATGTGACCTTCAGCTGCTGGCAGCTTGAGTTCAGAGTAAGCACGTTCTCAAATGCAACACTGAGACAGAGCTGGGAAACTGGTTTCTTTGGTTGCAGACTTGCCATCACAGCAGCATAAGCTAATTCCACGTAGAAAGCACCAGGCACGATGGCAACACCGTTGTTTTTATGCTCCCAAAGATAAGGTGCAGTCTCCAATGAGATGTTGCACACAAATTCTGTGTTATTCTGCCTTGTTTGGGTTATGAGTGCATGGTGAGAGAAAATGGATGATCCACTGTCTTTTCTCAAATCTTCAAAACTGACATCCTTCTTTGTGCTGTCAAACTGATAAACAGGAAGAGCTGTGGGTAATGTCTCACACCCCCTGTAGACCTGATTCCAGTCTATATCAAGACCAAGTTCAAACAGTTTGGCCACAGTCAAGGAGATAGTGTCACAATCTTTCTCTGTGTGGACAGAAGAAAGAACTGTAATATCATTTCCAAGACTCTCCTGTATGTACCTTTGAAGAGCCCGTCGAGGTCCAATCTCCACAAAGACCACGTTTCTGTTAGACTGCTTATCTTTGATGGCAGCACGAAGCGCTCGCTCAAACAAGACGGGCTTTCGGACATTCTTTGCCCAATATCTTCCTGAGCTGAAGTCACCATGTGAATACCTCTCTCCAGTCACTGTTGAATAAATCTCACACTCCATGTTGTTGCAGTCCAAAAGGCCTATACTTCTCTCAATGTCGTCAAGAACTGGATCCATCATATGGCTATGATAAGCTGCTGGAACATCTAAGTGATGAAGGAAGAGATTCTTATCAGGAAAAAGGAGCTTCAGCTTCTCATGGAAGGTGCCTACAGCATCTGCATCTCCTGACAGAGTGCATGACTGAGGGCTGTTGACAGCAGCTACATTAATCTTCCCggagaagagagaaagaacCTCGAAAACTTTTTCTACAGCCAAATTGCTGACCACAAGCATTTTCCCACCTGTGACTTTGCTCTGAAGAGTGCTCCGATGGAAACACACCTTCACCGCATCCTCAAGGGACAAGAGGCCTGAGCAGTGAGCAGCAGCGATCTCACCTACGGAATGACCGAGCACAGTGTGGGGTTTGACTCCCCAGTTCTTCAGCAGAGTGGAGATGCCAACTTGAACCGCCAAAAGAAGAGGCTGGACAACATCTGGCTGGCTGAAGTCACCATCACTGGACTCACCAGCAAGCCACTGACTGATACGGATATCTTTATAACTCTGAAAGATGCTCTCAATTTCTTTGACTTTTTCTCTGAAACCAGGAACCTCCATCATGAGCTGCTTGCACATCCCTCTGTAGGAAACCCCATTTCCACAAAACACAAAGACCACCTTTACATCAGACCTTACTGGCTCAGCCTTTGTCTTCAGTGCTGATGTGAGCTGGTGTTTAAAATCTGAAAGGGAAGAGGTTGAAAAGGCTTTCCTATATTTATGTTTGCAATGACTCCTCCTACATGCTGAGGTGTATGAGAGTGCCTGCAGGTCTACTGCTCCATCGCTGCAGAGTCTTTGGTAGGTGTCAGTGATGGTCAGGATCAGTGACTTTTCAGAGGCTGCAGataatagaaatatttttgGCCAGATTTTTATGGGATCTGATGTGTGATTGTACTCTCTTAAAGTCACATGTGCATTTGTGCCCCCAAACCCAAAGCTGTTGACCCCAGCTACCCTTCCCAGTGGCCCGTTTGACTCCCATCTTTCAGCTTTTGTAGGAATTTTTAGACTCAAAGCTTTTACGTCTACACTTGCACTGTCTTCAGAGTAGAAAACTGAGGGAACGATGGTCTTGTGCTTCATCATCAGGAGTACCTTGATGAGTCCGGCCACTCCGGCTGCAGATTCTGTATGTCCGATGTTGCCCTTCAGAGACCCCATAAGTAGTACCCCTAAGTCTGGAGGTCTGGCTTTAGCAATGACATTGGAGATGCTTCCTGCCTCTGTTGGGTCTCCAACTGGGGTTCCAGTCCCGTGTGCTTCTATATACTGGACATTTGCGATGTCAGTGTCTGAATAGACCTGTCGCAGCAGCTCTTCTTGTTGCATCATGGAGGGTTTGGTGATTGGAGTCACAGAGCGCCCGTCTTGGTTGACTGCAGTTTTGCTGATGATGCCCCATATTTTGTTGTGGTCTTTGATGGCCTTTGATAGAAAATAAGAAACTATGAGCAGGTTTACCAGTATCTCTGCTCTGTACAACTTATGTGTCCCTATGAAATTATACCAGGACAACCTTTGTAAAAATTAACAAGACCACTTTCATGAATAGTATAGGATCTTTCAAAAATCCAAAGTCtctattttaaaatcttttaaatgatgaattttaaaaagctaaaaacatATATGAGCCATAAGATAATTTACAACCATGTATACAACCTAGTCTATATGAATAACAAgaatttactttattattttagaaatgaatattttctggTTTCTACTTTGGTTTCTACTTTCTTGCAGCCACACTTTAACCCTGAAACTCTGTAACTAACTCCTATTTgacaatataaaaaagaaaagaaatgtagaAGGTGATTTACATAACTGTTTGTGTTGAATCTTAACATTCTTTAATGTAAGTTACTGTTTATACTTCATCCTCCTGTTTTGAAACTGTAATGCAGAATAATTGAAACACTAGTagttgggttaaaaaaaatccagattattatataacctaatttaatttttgatgAATAAAAGATGTTATTTCCCGTCATTTGTATTGATTATTTaggaaaaatcacaaaaacagatGTTAATAATTGGGAACACTGTAAAGGCCAATCAAAGGAGAACATAACATGGACTTACATGTTTGAGAGGTTTCAGGAGTACCACACCACAGCCCTCCCCTCTGCCGTAGCCATCTGCTCTGATGGAGAAGGGCTTACTGGTTCCTTCAGGTGAGATCATCTTTGCCTTGCTGAGCGCTACAAACACTCTTGGCTCTATTATACAGTTCACCCCTCCACATACCGCCATCTCACAGTCTCCTAGTggacagacaaaaataaaatgagcaattctgaaaatatataaatgatgaAATAGTCAACTTTCTTCCTAACGAACAGATCTAACCTTGCTTTATAGCATGGCAGGCTACATGTAGAGCCACCAAAGATGAGGAACAGGCGCTGTCAATGGCAAACGAAGGGCCAGTGAGGTTGAAGGTGAAAGAAATTCTGTTGGCCGCGACACTCATGGCCGTCCCGGTGCCGTTGTAATGGGTAACTGTGCCAGGACTGTCATTTCTGAGCATTTCGTAGTCCCTGTTCAtgagacctgcagcagaacaatCCAAGCAGAGCAAGTCGCAAACAAAGTGTCAGGAAATTGTtcttgttattttaaatgtaatgtctGAGAGGAGCACCTATGTAAACGCCAGTTCTGCTTCCACTGATGCTTTCCATGGCTATTCCTGCATCTTCTAACGACCTGTATGTGCACTGCAGCAGGAGCTTCTGCTGAGGATCCATAAAGTCAGCCTCCACCTCAGTGATACCAAAAAACCTGTGATCAAACTCATTCAACCTAGaacatatagaaaaaaaaatcacacctcTAGCATAAGGAAAATAACATCAGACCAGCCTGAACCCAAATACAGCTTACCCCTCTACAAGAGCTGCTTTGGCTGTCAGCATCTTTCCAGGTTTGCTGACATCAGCATCATACCAAAAAGTGGTGTCAAACCTCTGAGCTGGAATATCCACCACACAGTTCCTCCCCTCCAGCAGGACCCTCCACAAACTGTCCAACCCCTCACctacaatgaaataaaatcccAAACCATCATTTAACTAAAACAACTGGATAAAACTCTGCAGCTGTGTCAGAATCAAACCTCCAGGGAAACTGCATCCAATCCCAATAACAGCTACATCATCCTCTGTGTCCTCCATCATTAATTCGAGGTTTGTCCGGATCCCTTAGTTTAAAATCCAATGTGAAATTTTGAGCCTCTCCATAATGACTCTTCAGCTGTCTTCAGGTAGAACTGGTACCTCTGGAACGTCAGACCTCCTTATATAATTTTGGCCCAGTTCAAAGAAAAGAGGATATTGTCCAAGCTTGGTTTATCTCAGCTGGTTTTATCTGGAACCAGATCTACTAATGAAGGGTTAGGATCAATCACCAGCAGGAGTAAATGAGCCTTTGTTCCTGCCCTTTTTTCCTCTCCAGTAACAAAAGAACACTATTTCCACGACTTCCTCATCAAGTATTTTGGCTGAATCTGTTTTTGTATGTTCCCCTTTACATCTTTATCCCAGGAGACTGTAATATTGTTCCAAAGGGCGACGGCTGCTGGCAGGAACGACCTCCTGAACTCGCCTGTCTTACAATGAACTTGACAAAGCCTCTTACTTAACAcactttttactgtattgtgtaGAGCAGTGgctctcaaactgggggtcggGGCCTATATGGAGGTCTcgagataatttcagggggttaCCAGATTATTGTAGAAATATAttgcctacatttatcaaataaacttGTTATTTTTACCAGAGCTGTCAcaattaaaccattaatgacaagataaatctttgaaatcagcaccttaattttttaacacataaatgcATTAACAACAGAGTTAGTAATTGTCatattaaaatctgaatttgacattattgcCTCTCCAGAAGCTGATTTTGTGCATATAGGTGTCGTTTCACAGcggtgaaccaccaaaaaccactttttcCAGCTTTACATTAACAGGATGGCTGCAAGATGACCCATTAATCATTAATCAGTCGCTGGGTGGGGGTAGGGTCGCGAACACCAACGTATGTTATCTTGGGACTCATGGCTCAAAGGGCTTAGGAACCACTGGTGAAGAAGGCGTGAAGAATCGTCTATCATGTTCAGTATTCTTCTCTGGACTATCAGAGTTCTCCccaacacagaaccagctttctggatcagtttgttcCACATCTTTAGATgcctctgtgttgcatttccagtccagtctgttgtcaAGCTGAACTGGAAGGTAATTTaattcctccacctcttctcccaggatgtagtgttttattattgttcatcctgaagtcaacaatcaccTCTTTTCTcttcaagatgaggtgattgttttcACACAATCTCACAAATTGTTCAGTTCTCTggactcagcttcttgtccatctcTGTTaccccacagctgcagagtcatcagagtacTGCTGCAGTGACTGaagttgtattggaagtctgagatgtacagtgtgaagagaaatggtgaaagtacaagcccttgtggtgctccagtgctgctgaccaccatgcCGGACACACCTTTCAGTCTGACAGTTTGATAGGTactcataaatccaggtggtcgTGGAGGTATCCACCCAGAATTTATTGAGCTTCTCACATAAAAGGGCTGTAGAATTGTGTTAAAAACACTGgaggaataaaaaaacatgaccgAATCAGTGCTGCCTGATTCATGCAGGTAACGGTGGGCTCTCTGGAGCAGGTAGATGGTGTCTTAATGTGCAGAATAAACTCTCAGCTTTGTTCTGTACATTTGTTAAGACTAAAAGAGGAACAAATAAACGTTTCTTCCGTTTAGTTTgatgtaaatataattttgcAGGAAAGTAAAGCAAGTTTAAGTTTTATACAAAATAACACATTCACAAGCGTTTCATAAGAGTAATCTTTATTTGAGCTTCCAGAAGGTCTTTATCTAAAGTAACAGAAGCACCAA encodes:
- the pks1 gene encoding phenolphthiocerol/phthiocerol polyketide synthase subunit C is translated as MMEDTEDDVAVIGIGCSFPGGEGLDSLWRVLLEGRNCVVDIPAQRFDTTFWYDADVSKPGKMLTAKAALVEGLNEFDHRFFGITEVEADFMDPQQKLLLQCTYRSLEDAGIAMESISGSRTGVYIGLMNRDYEMLRNDSPGTVTHYNGTGTAMSVAANRISFTFNLTGPSFAIDSACSSSLVALHVACHAIKQGDCEMAVCGGVNCIIEPRVFVALSKAKMISPEGTSKPFSIRADGYGRGEGCGVVLLKPLKHAIKDHNKIWGIISKTAVNQDGRSVTPITKPSMMQQEELLRQVYSDTDIANVQYIEAHGTGTPVGDPTEAGSISNVIAKARPPDLGVLLMGSLKGNIGHTESAAGVAGLIKVLLMMKHKTIVPSVFYSEDSASVDVKALSLKIPTKAERWESNGPLGRVAGVNSFGFGGTNAHVTLREYNHTSDPIKIWPKIFLLSAASEKSLILTITDTYQRLCSDGAVDLQALSYTSACRRSHCKHKYRKAFSTSSLSDFKHQLTSALKTKAEPVRSDVKVVFVFCGNGVSYRGMCKQLMMEVPGFREKVKEIESIFQSYKDIRISQWLAGESSDGDFSQPDVVQPLLLAVQVGISTLLKNWGVKPHTVLGHSVGEIAAAHCSGLLSLEDAVKVCFHRSTLQSKVTGGKMLVVSNLAVEKVFEVLSLFSGKINVAAVNSPQSCTLSGDADAVGTFHEKLKLLFPDKNLFLHHLDVPAAYHSHMMDPVLDDIERSIGLLDCNNMECEIYSTVTGERYSHGDFSSGRYWAKNVRKPVLFERALRAAIKDKQSNRNVVFVEIGPRRALQRYIQESLGNDITVLSSVHTEKDCDTISLTVAKLFELGLDIDWNQVYRGCETLPTALPVYQFDSTKKDVSFEDLRKDSGSSIFSHHALITQTRQNNTEFVCNISLETAPYLWEHKNNGVAIVPGAFYVELAYAAVMASLQPKKPVSQLCLSVAFENVLTLNSSCQQLKVTLDHSGKPASFKILSAVATLTSGTYSCTDQQQMLEEATICPNVIFQRCNLVMTRREIYSVLSHAGFEYGPLFKQLDDVRLGNEFKEAVTTFQVPSEVLKCLHEYFLHPVLLDYFMQMTAVVAMGQLAGKQGFPSGIAAIAISGPLQEEMVMYLQATKESPDFLDVCGCFASIEGKVLVEIKGARISFLDCCSNVAQLPFFHNEIYAIANEKDLQNRQLKAIVFKDKLGIATRLGPNISPESVIVESTEMSADQVQNLVISSLRHKEDLRDVLFIWGVEDLSHLSSEKMLDCLVTCCETFRWIVLAVKESRCCCTVRVITYRSTEMTVDHVSPGFVLCGLTRACAAEMPDLCFQLIDLASVTNEDIQTLVHVVKTCQQQEVRISKGQVLATKIAKTPVKDEDLCDGEAHTVHLGDFVLQTSDPYKMAHLSAIPADPDRNPIQKKSVKIQLTNVCVHSSDFFPVSTSHLNFGRTMYWTKYVSQNHKLLALDFSGIVTAVGKDVKTVRVGDHVASCYPVTATVTVTIPEAACYSTKTLPFFKETPCVSYFILAWEILQRLLPDVKIQRKKLAIISSNPASALMKVLSLTASRSGWNVSSRLHFTRELPHFDAFVFLPPFDPSCQEVYDSAGLEKHVIFVCSSYMSPSASLFAFKNEHIHKLDVTNVLHRANLQAQNRDISSWLLSLGFGASSLPLRGELHQVKEPESYFTTTTVPQVVLDHGGHAELDIPLLRRPRQLFKQNCVYIVSGGISGLGFETVKFIAHNGGGCIATLSRSFPSEEMQLEMDLLQKRCKVAITNIQCDVSVSTQVVDAVSNIGKRFPTCSIKGVFHSAAVLHDALIESLDESLFRKVLQPKVSGALNLHFATLHSKLDFFVCYSSISSFIGNTSQCNYAAANSFLDAFCHFRRNLGLAGQSINWGPLNLGLLLNKNHFQQFLETKGMMILGVQEIHQMLKKCLLMNRPQQVICKFNFSNLKIHVLSQNASLKERLSALMEAELKDEIHNEVNVQHLSSSHESVRTIVSDILNVSPAELDDDSSLCALGIDSMLAMTLQNRIFQETGVNVPLVLLLDPNSTIANLENVVLNTG